The Solanum lycopersicum chromosome 2, SLM_r2.1 DNA window GGTAGTTGCTAACGTGCGCCGTTAcgggagtttttttttttgaaaaaaataatctgaGCCGTCCACGTGGAGGTTCTGGATTGTTCTAGACCGTTAGGATGGAAACGGAAACaatgggggtgggggtggggaaGATGAATTGGGGTACGTGGGAAGAGCTAATACTTGGTAGCGCTGTTCGCCGGCATGGGACCAGAGATTGGAACGTCGTCGCATCGGAGCTCCGTGCCCGGACTTTATATCCTCACTGTTTTACCCCTGAGGTATACACTTATTTACAATTACCTGCcactgtttttttttattttattttatttttatgatagaGACAACACtactttttgattatttttttttctggtCTGTTCGTAATCTCCGTGTTTTTCTTCCGTTATAAAAGAATTATTCTTCTTTGTCGGAtagtttgtttatttgtttattcatttCAATTATGCTTCTGCTTCGATTTCCTTATCAGACTGATTTTGTGGGGCCCAATCTCATAGGATAAATTACTAAATAATTGAGttgaaattaaacaaataaattgaaataacttaatttatttttaaagatcgtgatttttttttttaaacagatcaaaaagaaaagaaagatagtAGTAGTATTAATTGGATAGATGTAAAGAccctttcttttttgtttgtgtcACTGTCTGTCCCTAGTACTAAAAATTGAGTAGATAGAATTACAAATAGTAGTATTATTGTTGAATGTTGAGTGTTGAGGTGGAGGGGTGGCCTAATTATGTGGCAGGAGGAGTTTGGTTGGTAGACTGTCAATGTGGACCAGAATCTGAAGCTTTTGGTGTGTCTGATTACTGATAATGGTGTTGGGACCAGGCAAAATATTTGTCCTTGTTGATGAATGAACATGTGGCTGCCATGTAGAGTGGTGAACCAATGAATAATTGGATCTTTTTTTTGTAGTGGTTTAAAGCATTTTATATGTCAGTGTTTCTTGGTGCCTTTATGTTTTTGCCTTTGACTACGTGGTGGTCTTGTGGTGGATGAATATTTGATAAGACAATTCTTGATGATAACGTATATTTGTACTATGTTTTCTGAATAAAGTTGTTAGCTTTATAGCTGTGTTGATCAAACCCTCTACGAATATTGTTGTGTCTTTCAATAATACATAGCTTTCGAAGGATATGAACGTGACTTTTAAAGATTCGTAGCAACATAGCATTATAGAAACTTGATAGTGATATATGAGGTCTTGACTAGTAATGGTTGTTAGGCTTTTCTTCTCCCCCGGTCTGCGAAATTATTGCCTTTCTGTACGCTTTACTCTTGATCAGTTGATATTAGAGTAGAATTGTTCTGCAAGAGATGTGACTGATTGAGACATGATAGGCTCTTTGATCATCTCGACAAAATTCTTTGTGATGTAATGGAGTTGTAAAACAGAACTCTGAAACATAGCTTGTAATGCCTTATCACTTTCTAATGATAGAGATGGACAAAAATAATGACTGCAAGATTTCTCTGATGCAACCGAGTTGATTGTAGCATTTACTTGGAATATTTGATATTGAGGACCATGGACATCATAAGATCACTGCTTCTCAGTCATAATTTTCTCACATGTCGTTGGTTTTTGGATGCAACTAGTTGTAAAATGAGATATGTTGTGTCTTGGCACATTTGAGTAGTTTGAATAGCAAGAGTTTAGGCTGATAAATATCTTGCTAACTATGTAAATGTACCAACCAGAGATAAGGTAACCATGAGGTATACTAATTTAATTCAGGATTGTAGTGCTCTGTTGACTTATGACTAGCCTATGCATTTTCTGTAGCAAATTAACTTCAATGCTTTTTCTTGACCTTATTTTTTCCATGCTTAAGTTTGCCACACCTTTAACCATACTCTATGATATGCTAATTTGAGTCATCGACAAATAACTTCAATTGCAGGCCTGCAAAGCCAGGTATGAGGAGTTACGTAAGCGCTACTCTGGATGCACGTGAGTGAAGTTCTTCGATATCATGATTCTATttgtttattaatgagttaGTTACCATGGAAGTTATGGCTTCTGACATATGACACATGTATGATTTTTGCTTCCATCTAATGTATGGAGTACACAATTCACTGAGATATTTGATCTTGCCTTCAGCTCTGGAATGAATTCATGGTTCCATTAGTTACTGTGAGTTGAATATAATAGGATGCCATCCTTGCCCTAACCAGTGTCTTACTTGTATAACCTTCTTTGGCCAGTGCTTTGTTTGAAGAGTTGCGGAAACGACGAGTGGAAGAATTGAAGCGGGAATTGGTGAGATCTGAGAGCTCCATTGGGTTAGTAAATATGTTTCTTCCTGTTTTAAGTTGATAAGCAAACACTGGCTAATAAATCACTTCATTAATGAATCCTGATGTTTTTGCCAATATTTCATGCATCTGAATGGCATAAAAATCCTGTCTCATTACATTACTACTGCCTCAAGTCTCTGGTTCCCTTAGTTATCTGTATCCTTAGAGTAACTCTGTGATTCTCATATTTTATCTCGACGCTCATTGTCAGGTCACTTGAGTCAAAGATTGAAAGGCTACAGGCTGAGAGAGAGCGATCTGATCAGATAGACCACGGTTTGAGTCGCACTAAATCTCCTGCTCCTCAGACAAAATCAGAAGATATCGAGTCTTCTGTGAAAGAAGAAGCAAAGGATGGGTTGTCTGCTGGCAGCTTCACGCTTGATATTAGAACAAACGGGTCCTCCGAGTCTCAGGTTCCCACCATACCCTCAGCTACAGAGGCAGTCGTGAAGCTAGAACTTTCAGAGTTTTGGGGACGGGACAAAGCTCCAAGTACAAGCAAGGTTCCAGAGTCTGCGAATGGAAATGGTGGGGCTGTGAGGAAGAGAAGAGGTAAGAGGAGAAGAAAAGACACGGTTTGGGATGCCAAAGAAGGGAGCATTGAGGACAGTGACAATGTATGTTCAACGAGTCTCGCCTCCACTTCTCACTGTAAAGAAGTACTAACCAGTTGTGATCAGAGTAACAGGCGTTCTGCTGCAAGTGATCATATAGTAGGTTTATCTAGGTTTAGGAACGATGACTTGATGAGGATTTTCAATTCTATCACGCAGCACGAAGCTGCTATGGTCTTCAGGCATCGTCTTGATAGTCAGAAGAGAGCAAGATACAAGAAAATGATAAGGCGTCATATGGATATTGAAACAGCAAGATCAAGACTAGCCAACTGGTCCATCAGAACGCCAAGTGAACTCTTCAGAGATTTCCTTTTACTAGCCAACAATGCCATGGTATTTTACTCTAAGAGAACGAGAGAATACAAAGCAGCAATGGCCCTAAGAGACATTGTCACTAGAGCCTATCGGGAACATTACAAAGGCTCTTACCACAAAGCTACATCATCACACCTTCCATTGCCAATAATTGGTAATCCACCTGGTAAGCCACGAAGTGTTCGTCCTCGTCCTTCTAAAGAAAAACTTCAAGCCAAGTATGGCAACAACATCATTGCTGGAACACTAGGAAGACAGAATCATAAACCTGGTGATGCTGCTGATTCTAAGGTACCATCGCAAACTCCCTCATCAGCTAAGAAGGGCTTCAAGAGGCCCGGGAAAATCAAGTGTGGATCGACTACCGAAACTGTCAATCCACAGAGTAAAGTACAAGCTAAGGAATCCTCACAACATAATATTAAGGTCAAAAAGGAGCATCGAGTTAAGGCTGTAACCAAAGAGAGGAAGAGGGCTCGGCAAAAGTGATTTTGGTTTTTTAGAAACTTTCTGGTGTATCATATTTCAATTTTGTGTTGCCATTTTGCTCTAGGCATCATCTTGATACAGGAGAAATGCAGGTgtaatataatactaatgaagTTGTGGATAATTAACTTCAAAATTATAGAATTGTTCATGAACTATCTCTTCATCAGGCCCTACTATATTATGGATAAAAAGGCCTTGTATAATAAGAATCCCAATGGTTGAAACTTGGACCCAACAATTGTGTTGTTATGTTTGTGCGCAATGCAGCAGGCTTGACTCAGAAGGCATTGAGAGAAGGAACGATTCTGTATAATCCGTATGGATAAATATTCTTCAAATCAACCAAGTCATCTCGAAGTACAGTCTTTTGCAATTTTCTCCTTTTGTGTTGCTCTTCACTTGATGCCCCTcgttacaaataattttttgtgggCATACGATCCACAAATTATGTCTCAacataacttcaatttctaaAGAACTTAGGTCCCATTACACATAAGCGAAATGACAAAAATGAAAACCAGACCATTATCACCACATGATATTATTTCCTATAATTTAACCAGATATTGTAGTTAGCCTAATCAATAAACATGTCAAGATCAACTTACACATAATTGATTAACTAATTAGTGatcaataaaatagataaataaacaAAGAATTAAGCCAATAGGCAATGGACAAAACTCCTTAGCTTATGCATAATTGATTATAACTAATTGGTGACAGAGAATAAGGAATAAGTTACTATTTTAAAAGAAGGTTACATTGGTTAACTAGTTCCACCACATGTCAAGATCAACTTATAGTTTagatcttaattattttttaattcaacattGTTACTCAAAAAGGGTTAGCACATATTTGGTAAACACTTACCTACCCCAAATGCttacattattaaattaatagacATGTAACATGTGTTTGCATGTAATTTTCtttaacatttatatatttttcacttatTAAATCACTTGATAATACCAATTTCATGTTGTTtaatataaacaataaaaatttatttgcaTTTGGTGTAtatattagattatattaatttatcttgattattatttatgaaagcGAAAATATGTATTAGTGTATCGTAATTTAGTATTTagagtatatataaaaatcgaTCATGCAAAAATCTTTTTTGATTCTTTCACTACAGATAATAAACATTCAAAACTCGAGAATTATTTATCAGAAAAGAAGGGTTTTGAAGATAAATTCATGCTATAGATCGAATCGCTCACtgaacattttctttttttagaatGAAATAACTTATTATTGTGTGTGCTAAGAAATTCAATCTatatttaatagtatatatttcattaaatcGATATAATTATCAAGTGCATATAAATTCACATGATAAAAATACCTAATAcgaataaattattatatattaatataaatttagagtAGTTTTTGTTGAAACCAAGTTAAGATAAAATGGGGACCGTTTGAACAATTTAGAAAACAACCACCTAATATTAGATACCTAAACAATTTGTTTTTCCATGTGAATAACATTCTTCATAGGGTTAGGACTCTAATTTTTCCCTAATCCTAGTGGACGGTTGACAACACCATCTTCGGTccattctctattttatttgttatttgtttatatttaaaaaataaaataaaaaatgaacactCCAATCCGTTCATATCACTCTCTATTCTTCATATTTAGAGAAAGGTGAATAGTAGTTTTACTATTCATACtctctatttcactttttaattattttattactatttatattactttctaataaatatgtattttacatataatgtcattaattaaatatttaatattcacaattctttttcaatgtaatatgatatttttaaaaacatattattttcaacctgca harbors:
- the LOC101260987 gene encoding uncharacterized protein, with product METETMGVGVGKMNWGTWEELILGSAVRRHGTRDWNVVASELRARTLYPHCFTPEACKARYEELRKRYSGCTALFEELRKRRVEELKRELVRSESSIGSLESKIERLQAERERSDQIDHGLSRTKSPAPQTKSEDIESSVKEEAKDGLSAGSFTLDIRTNGSSESQVPTIPSATEAVVKLELSEFWGRDKAPSTSKVPESANGNGGAVRKRRGKRRRKDTVWDAKEGSIEDSDNVCSTSLASTSHCKEVLTSCDQSNRRSAASDHIVGLSRFRNDDLMRIFNSITQHEAAMVFRHRLDSQKRARYKKMIRRHMDIETARSRLANWSIRTPSELFRDFLLLANNAMVFYSKRTREYKAAMALRDIVTRAYREHYKGSYHKATSSHLPLPIIGNPPGKPRSVRPRPSKEKLQAKYGNNIIAGTLGRQNHKPGDAADSKVPSQTPSSAKKGFKRPGKIKCGSTTETVNPQSKVQAKESSQHNIKVKKEHRVKAVTKERKRARQK